CGAGACGGCGCAGGGACTCCTCGACGGCCCGCCGGATGTAGGCGCGTCCGCCGCGGGCTCCGGCGGCGGGCCCGTATTTCATGTCCATGCCGGCGAAGCCGAACTTGGTGGCGAGCACGACCTGGTCCCGGCGGCCCTTGAGGGCCTGGCCGAGGTGGCTCTCGGAACCGCCGAGGCCGCCGTAGATGTCGGCGGTGTCGAGGAGCGTGATGCCCGCGTCGAGGGCGGCGTCGACCACGGCGCGGGTTGCGCGGGCGTCGAGGCGGCCGCCGAAGTTGTTGCAGCCGAGGCCGACGGCGGAGACCTGGAGGCCTGAATTGCCCAGGGGGAGATGGCGCATGTGATTCGTTCCTCCACACTCGTCGGCTACAAGATCGACCGGTCGCTCAGTCTAGGTCGTCTCTTTCGGATCTTGCCGGTCAAGCCCGCGTCGTCCGGTGCCGTGCCTCGCAAGGTGGAGGGGCGCCCGTGTACTGGACGTACTCGGGTGCCCCGACAACGCGGCGAGGTGCGGTGCCGGGCGGCGCGGGTCTGGGGGCACCTCCCAGCGGTAGCCGGGGGAGCAAGATCCGAAAGAGACGGCCTAGGCGCGCGGCCTCGGCGGCGGCGGACGCCAGGGGACCGAGAGGGACGGGGCCGCAGGGGCCGGGACGTCTCCGGCAGGAGCCGTCCTAGTCCCGGAGGACCTTCACGGCCCGGTCGAAGGCCGAGTCCTTGTTCTGGTCGAACTCCTCCGTGGTGAAGACCGGCTCGGTGAGGTGCGGCGGGATGCCCGCGCCGTCGAAGGTCCTGCCCGACCGGGTCAGCAGCTCCTCGTTCGGCAGCCAGACCGACATGCCGTTGGGGAGCCCCCGCACCATGACGTCCGAGAAGACGCCCTGCGTGGGCTGCCCGATCCGCACGGTCCGGCCGGGCCGGTCCATGAGGGCCTGGGTGAAGGTCTCTCCCGCGCTGACGGTCGAACCGCCGGTCAGCACGGCGACCGGCCCGGTGTAGCGGGGGCCCTGGGCGGGCGTGACGTACAGGGGCTGGGGGCGCGTGTGCCGGGTGGGGTCCGCGGGATCGTTGCGGGCCCGCTTGGAGTAGGCGAGGTAGGGGGTGTCGGTCAGCCGCCCGGCGAGGTGGAGCCCCATGGCGTCGGAGCCGCCGCCGTTGATCCGCAGGTCGATGACCAGGCCCTTCAGGTGCCGGGTGCGCTCCCGGCCGAGGACCGTGTCCAGCGCCTTGTCGAGCTCGGCCAGCTCGGCGGCGTAGGAGGCCCCGTCGCCCGCGTAGCCGCCGAAGCCGGAGATCCGCAGGTAGCCCTGCCCGCCGGGGAGGTCTGCGTACGTGATCCGCCCGGCGGCGAAGTCCTGGAGGTTCCGCGCGTCCTTGAGGTCGCGCTCCACGACGAACTTCTTGACCTTGGCGTCGAGGTTCCCGTCGGGCAGGACGGTGCCGGGGCGGACCTGTGCGAAGCCCCGGTCGGGCCTGCCGTCGGCGTCGGCGTCGACGTCCCAGACGGCGACGTGGGCGTCGTGGAGCGGCTCGGTCATCTTGCCGAAGACGCCGAAGAGTTCGTCCGGGGTCGTCCCTTCGTGGACCATGGGCCGGTACCGGTCGCGTACGGCGTGCCAGTCGATGCCCTTGGCGGTGAAGAAGGGGTAGTTCTCCTCGAAGGACTGCCAGAAGACGTCGAAGGAGGCGAGCGGACCCCCGGGGGCCGAACGCGTGCAGGCGTCGGGCAGTTCCGTCATCCGGCGCAGGTTCCGTTCGCCGACGTCGCCGTCCAGCCGCACGGAGGCGCGGTCGCGGCCCCCGCGGGTGCGCACGGTGAGGACGGTGTTTTCGGGGGTGGTGTAGGCGCCGGGGCCGGTCCGCTGCGCGGTGTCGCCCGCGATGCAGCTGACGGCGGTGGTCTGGTACTCCTGGAGGGTTCCGTTCCGGATGGACAGCACGGTGCCGTAGCCGTCGGTGCGCCAGATCCCGTCGGTGGCCGGCTGGTGGGCGGTGGCGGCCGGCGCGGCTGCGCCGACGAGGGCCAGGGCGACGGCGGTGGCCGTGACGATGCGCACGATCTTGCCTTCTCTGTAGGCGACTTGCTGGGTACCGCCCTACCGTCGCCGCCACGGGATCCACCGGGCCATACGGCTGTCCGGCCGATCGGGGGTGGGGCCAGCCCCCGCTACCCTCGGTACCCGGGGGACCACACATCCAGGAAGTGTCGTCAAAGTGGCGTCGGCCGGACGAGACTTTGACGACACGACCTAGAGGAGGCGGGTCGCTCCGGCCGACGGGGCGGCCGGGGTGATCGACGGCGGCTTGAAGCCCGCGCGGGCGAAGGCCTCCGTCACGGCGCGGGTCACCGGCTCCTCGGCGTCCGCGTCGATCAGGGCCAGCGCCGAACCGCCGAAGCCGCCGCCCGTCATCCGGGACCCGTACGCCCCTGCCGCTTCGGCGGTGGCCACCGCGAGGTCGAGCTCCGGGCACGAGACCTCGTAGTCGTCGCGCAGCGAGCGGTGCCCCTCGCTGAGCAGAGGTCCGGTCTCGCGCAGCCGCCCGGCCCGCAGCAGTTCCTCGATCCGTACGACCCGTTCGTTCTCGGTGACGACGTGCCTGACCCGCCGGCGCCGCACGGGGTCGCCGAGCCGGTCCAGTGCCTGGTCCAACTCCTCGTACGGGAGGTCGCGGAGTGCCGGTACGCCGAGTTCCGCGGCCGCCTCGTGGCAGGAGGCCCGGCGCCGGGCGTACGCCCCGTCGGCGAGGGCGTGCTTGACCCGGGTGTCGATGACGAGCAGGCGCAGGCCCGCCGCCGCGCAGTCGAAGGGGATGTGCCGCTGTTCGAGGCTGCGGGTGTCGAGGTGGAGGGCGTGCCCTTCGGTCGAGCAGGCCGAGGCCATCTGGTCCATGACGCCGCAGGGGACGCCGACGTACGCGTTCTCCGCGCGCCGGGCGAGTGCGGCCAGTTCGGGGCGGGTGAGCGGGAGGCCGTACAGGTCGGTGAGGGCCAGCGCGGTGGCCACTTCCAGGGCGGCGGAGGAGGACAGGCCGGCGCCGTTCGGCACATCGGACCGCACGTGCAGATCGACGCCCCTGACCGGAAGCCCGGCCTCCAGCAGGGCCCAGACGACCCCCGCGGGGTAGGCGGCCCAGCTCTCGGCGGTTTGCGGAGGGCGTGCCGGGTCGAGGGCGGCGAGGTCGAGGGTGACCACTCCGGAGGGGGCGTCGGCGGAGTGGAAGCGCAGGGCGCCGTCCGTGCGCGGAGAGGCCGCGACCTCGGTGCGCTGCGGGAGCGCGAAGGGCAGGGCGAACCCGTCGTTGTAGTCGGTGTGCTCGCCGATCAGGTTGACCCGGCCGGGAGCCGCCCAGACCCCCTCGGGGGGGTGTCCGTACAGCTCCTTGAACTCCTGCGCCGTCCTGCTCACGCGCTCGCCACCTCCCTCAGCCGTGCGGCCGCGTCCTCGGGCCGGACGTCGTTCATGTAGGCCTCCATGCCGGACTCGGTCCCGGCGAGGTACTTCAGCTTGTCCGCGGTCCGCCGGACGGTGAACAGCTCCAGGTGGAGGGCGAAGTCCTCGCGGCCGTCGCCGGCCGGGGCCTGGTGCCAGGCGGAGATGTACGGCGTCGGGTCGGGGAGATCGAACAGCCGGTCGAAGCGGCGCAGCAGTTCCAGGTAGACCCGGGGGAACTCGGCGCGCGCCTCGTCGCCCAGGGCGGGCAGGTCGGGGACCCGTCGGTGCGGATGGAGGTGGACCTCGTAGGGCCAGCGCGCCGCGTAGGGCACGAAGGCGGTCCAGTGTTCCCCCTCGAGGACGACCCGGCTGCTCGCGGCGGGTTCGGCGCGCTCGGCGGCCAGGACCTCCTCGAACAGGTTGCCTCCGGTGCGCGCGCGGTGGGCGGCGACGGCGGCGAGCATCCGGGTGGTGCGGGCGGTGGTGAAGGGGAAGGCGTAGATCTGGCCGTGCGGGTGGGCGAGGGTGACGCCGATCTCGGCGCCGCGGTTCTCGAAGCAGTAGACCTGCCGGACCCCTTCGCGCGCGGACAGCTCGGCGGTGCGGTCGGTCCAGGCTGCCAGTACCAGCGCGGCGCGCTCCTCGTCGAGTTCGGCGAAGGAGGTCTTGTGGTCGGGGGTGAAGCAGATGACCTCGCAGCGGCCGGTGTCGCCGGCGAGGGAGGGAAAGCGGTTCTCGAAGACCGCCACTTCGAAGTCGGGGGCCGGGATCTCGCTCGCGCGGCCGCCGGTGGAGGGGCACAACGGGCACTCGTCGGCGGGCGGGTGGTAGGTGCGGCCCTGCCGGTGGGAGGCGATGACGACGTGGTCGCCGAGCAGCGGATCGCGGCGTACTTCGGAGCTGCTCGCGACGGCCGAGGCGTCGAGCGGACGGGTGTCGGGGAAGGCTCGTGCCGCGCCCTCTCCGGTGTCGTAGTAGAAGATCTCGCGGCCGTCGGCGAGGCGGGTACTCGTGCGCTTCACGTGAGGAGCTTCTCTCACTGGAGGGGTGACGACCGGGGTGTGGCCGGGGTCGGGCCCGAATATATGAACGCGCCGACCGCCCCGTCAATGACCAGTTGATCGGAAACGATCGTATCGATCGGATCGGTTCCCTATGATGGTGCGTA
This genomic window from Streptomyces sp. NBC_01351 contains:
- the galT gene encoding galactose-1-phosphate uridylyltransferase; protein product: MKRTSTRLADGREIFYYDTGEGAARAFPDTRPLDASAVASSSEVRRDPLLGDHVVIASHRQGRTYHPPADECPLCPSTGGRASEIPAPDFEVAVFENRFPSLAGDTGRCEVICFTPDHKTSFAELDEERAALVLAAWTDRTAELSAREGVRQVYCFENRGAEIGVTLAHPHGQIYAFPFTTARTTRMLAAVAAHRARTGGNLFEEVLAAERAEPAASSRVVLEGEHWTAFVPYAARWPYEVHLHPHRRVPDLPALGDEARAEFPRVYLELLRRFDRLFDLPDPTPYISAWHQAPAGDGREDFALHLELFTVRRTADKLKYLAGTESGMEAYMNDVRPEDAAARLREVASA
- a CDS encoding S41 family peptidase, which produces MRIVTATAVALALVGAAAPAATAHQPATDGIWRTDGYGTVLSIRNGTLQEYQTTAVSCIAGDTAQRTGPGAYTTPENTVLTVRTRGGRDRASVRLDGDVGERNLRRMTELPDACTRSAPGGPLASFDVFWQSFEENYPFFTAKGIDWHAVRDRYRPMVHEGTTPDELFGVFGKMTEPLHDAHVAVWDVDADADGRPDRGFAQVRPGTVLPDGNLDAKVKKFVVERDLKDARNLQDFAAGRITYADLPGGQGYLRISGFGGYAGDGASYAAELAELDKALDTVLGRERTRHLKGLVIDLRINGGGSDAMGLHLAGRLTDTPYLAYSKRARNDPADPTRHTRPQPLYVTPAQGPRYTGPVAVLTGGSTVSAGETFTQALMDRPGRTVRIGQPTQGVFSDVMVRGLPNGMSVWLPNEELLTRSGRTFDGAGIPPHLTEPVFTTEEFDQNKDSAFDRAVKVLRD
- the galK gene encoding galactokinase codes for the protein MSRTAQEFKELYGHPPEGVWAAPGRVNLIGEHTDYNDGFALPFALPQRTEVAASPRTDGALRFHSADAPSGVVTLDLAALDPARPPQTAESWAAYPAGVVWALLEAGLPVRGVDLHVRSDVPNGAGLSSSAALEVATALALTDLYGLPLTRPELAALARRAENAYVGVPCGVMDQMASACSTEGHALHLDTRSLEQRHIPFDCAAAGLRLLVIDTRVKHALADGAYARRRASCHEAAAELGVPALRDLPYEELDQALDRLGDPVRRRRVRHVVTENERVVRIEELLRAGRLRETGPLLSEGHRSLRDDYEVSCPELDLAVATAEAAGAYGSRMTGGGFGGSALALIDADAEEPVTRAVTEAFARAGFKPPSITPAAPSAGATRLL